TACAGAACTCCAGCTTCGTCGACGCGGTTCGCTACGTGACCCTGAAGACACCTTCGATGAACATCGAGAAGGCTAGTCGAGACGACGCGAGGAGCTTCCACGTTCAGAACGTGATACTGTCCGAGAAGAGTGCCCCGGCGTTCGGTGCTAAAACGGAACCCAAGCTGGAGCAGAAAGCGTCGAAAGCTCCGCAGACCTCCGACACTTTCACCGTGAACAAGGTGGAGAGCCTGACGTTGAGGCCAGCCACGGAGATCTCGGAGAGTCTCACAGGAAGCGCCAGCACAGGCATCGCCACAGCGAACGCGCTGATCGGTCAGAAATCGGTGGAATCGGTCCCGGCGATCGCGACGAACGGCAACGTAACCGCTCCCGGCGACTCGAAAGACAAGACGGAGGAGGTGAAGATCTTCCAAGCGCCTCTGGTAGCCGCGTTCACCGTCCAACAGGACGAACAGGGCGTGCCCAAGAGCGTCGTGCCTATCTTCCGATCGCCGAACGATGGCCAAGCGTTGACGCTTCAAGAGCAATTGGAATTTAAACAGCAGCTGCTGGAGAAGCAGCTGGCGGAGCTGCAGCAGCAACAGGTCCAGCAGACGCAGTTCCTGGCGAGGCAGCAGCAGCTCTACGAGCAACAGCTCAGACAGAAGCAACAACAACAGTACTATTTCCAGGAGCAATCCAGAATCAAACAGCTGGAGGAGCAAGCCAGATTGAAACGACTCGAGGAGCAGCATTTCAAGCAGCTCGAGGAACAGAGACTGAATCGATTCCAACAGCAACGTCCTCTTCCGCAGAAGCAGTTCTTCTTCGACCAAAGCAACAATCTTCTGTCGTTCCAACCACCCATCGACCAGAACGTTCATCTCCAACCTAGCCTGGCCTTGGAGGTGCCTAATCCCGCCGCACCTCCAGCCTTCCAACCAGCGTTCCAAGAACAGATACGCTTGCAACCCTTTCGTCAACAACCACAGAACTACCAACAGCAACAACCGCTCCAGCAACAACCCCTCCAGCAGCAACCGCTccagcaacaacagcagcaatTGCACCAAccgcaacagcagcagcagcagatACCTCAGGCACAACAGTCGCAACATCTGCACCAGTCTCAGCAACATCATCAACGACTCCAACAGAGCTTCCCCACTTTTCCCGCCGATTTCCAGCCCTCGTTCCCCTCGACGACGAGATTCAACAGACAGGAGGCCTTCAACGCGGTTGGCAATTTCGGATTCAACGCCGACAAAGCCCCCAGCAGAAACAACTTCGGATTCAGCGTTCCTCAACGTACCAACTATTACAATCCTTACACCCAGTATAGACAAACGAAGCCGGCGACGCCTGCCAAGCAGATCCAACATCTTCTGTACCAGTCCGGTATCGCCGGAGATCTAGGCAACGTGCAAGGCACCGGGAACCAAGAGGATCTGAATATCGTCTCCAAAGTCCTGGCTCTGAACGTGGGCCACGTGCCCATCAAGGGCCTCCAGTACAAGACGAACTCGGGGACCGTCTCGTTCGGGAAAGCATCGGCGTGAAGAAAGAAGCGGAACCGGAGGCAGACGAGCCATGCAAATGCAGGACGATATTAGTCAGGTGAAATCGAGCTCTCACTTTTTCCTCCTTCGTTTCTCCGTTCGTCTTCCTCGTCTTCGATTCGACGCGTCCCGCGAGTAACCCTTCGCGCAGACGTATCAGGATGATCGAGAAAATATCTTGCATTGTTCATTCGTTATTAACGGTCTCCTTTTCGTCTCCTTCGGATTTCAAAGGTCAACAGGGTCTTCGGATTCTTGAGACAGTAAATTTCACCTGTGCGATCATCCACAGTCCGGGACCTAGTTAGAATTCTAGTAGATGCCGGCTCGAAGCTTCGTTAACTCATATTTATGTTTCGCTTTCAGCATCGACGAATTCCACTGTTGCGTTTCCTTGGCTGAATAATTATTAGGCATTCGAAAAACTGACGTAACACTTTTTATGTGGCATTCGTAAAAATAAGTGGAGAAGAAGGCGGTTGCAATAAGACAAGATGAAGAGATTTGTACACCCAACGCAATCACGGCATccgttatttgttatatagtatttatataaCCGCATTTAGCACCAACCGCTGAATGGGGATGAAGAGATGCGCAATCTCTCCTAATTAGTAATTCAATTACTGGCTCGAATCCGTTATCGTGACGGTGGAAGTCTAAACGGCAGTTTGACTCGATGCAACGCAACTCGACGGTATTGTAATCGGCACGCTGGAATCGCGAAACAATCCCGAGTGAAATCGAACCGAAATCTACGCGCGATCGCGCGGAAATTTGCGTGGGATCCCGACGATTCCCGAAGAAAAACGCGACTTTCCACGCGCTCCTCGCAACGAGGAAGTCCTTAACAGCTCGTAATGATATTAATTACGATTGAGAATGTTTGCGACTGGAGTCCGTCCGTTTGCACCGGTTGTCTTCGAATTACGTAACGCTGAACCGTATTACGAcatattttctgtatataaTCGCGCGATCCTCGCATTTCTATCGTCAATCGCGCTTTTGTTTCTCCTTTACTTTCCGCGTTGTTCTCGTTGCATCGATTAGCGAGGTAacattaggttgtccaaaaagtttctttcgctttagtAATACATggacaatagtttatgttttatgttacatcactgaatcgtgcacgattcattttgctccattactgttacaacacgaatatctatgaaattagattgtctatttatataaacacgaccacatcaaataattgagtgcaagtcgcgaaagaaactttcgggacaacctaatatacgATAGCGTACCAGTCGTAAAACCAAATGTAATGTCTTAGCGTTTCatgaatcgaaaatgattaatttttctctatcCGCGTTTCTTAACACTAACTCCAGATGATATCTTTTCTAGGTCCTGACCTCGGCTCTTTTCACTTTTACTCTTTTATCTAACAAGAAGACGTCGCATCTATGAGCTTGTAGATTTACACGACGATTTAGACGTTTATTCTATAGATACGAAACATCGTAACCCTCGAAGCTTTTGTGCCATTGTGCTTtagtttttataatatcaattgtcaaagtttataaaatttcgttatGTAGttactatataaaaaaaaaacattcaattacaaaacaaatccaacgaattcgtaaaataattatcttgtCGTCTAACTCTGaattctatatgtatattcatagAAACTTTGACAATTACTATTATCAAAACCAAGACCCGATAGCACAAAATTTTCGAGgattatgtttattaatgtttattattcatacaaTAAAGTCTAAAACCCGATAGATGTAATGTGTCATCTTGCAAGGAAAATGCCTTcttattattcgataataatATCTGTAATAATATCTTGCCCAACCTAATAGCGATCGAGATGTTCGATCAGTGAAATGTTAGGCCATTTCTGATTCTATCAGTGGTCCCAGTTCGTTCCCGGTATCCCACAGGATAAGGGATGACGATGAGCGTGCGTGCGAGCCACGGTTATCGGAACCAAAGTCAGAATTTCTGTCCAAGTTCGAACGAATCTCGTCAGGGCGTCGCGTTGAAGCCTCGCCTTCCTCAGCGGACGACTCGAAGGACAACAGACGACAGCACCGCGTTGTACCTGGTGCCTTGAACCAGCCTTGGCCCCGCtgactattaattatttatctagaTGTACGTGTAGAACCAGCTAGAAACGGGACGTCGCGCTACCAGGAATTCAACTCTCCCGAGATCAAGGGTCTCGCAGAACCGTGTATCCGGCCACGCTTCGAGATTGAAAATACCTCTGCCGACTGTAAATAAACTTTCGCCACGAGGATACCTCACAATACCACCGAGGAAGGCTCGCCGCGTGTGTGAGTATGCGCACGTCCTCAATTTCACGAACGTTTGGCATAGATTCGTGATTTCTCTCCGACGGATCCTCTCAAAGGGTAAATCGTTATTGATATAAAAGCGTAACGTAACGCTTTGCTAACTGTACACTCTTCGAATCGTGAACTACATACGATAACGTACTTTAAAGTGAGTCTTTAGGAGATCTTTCAGGTTTGTAAAGCGTTAACGTCCACTGGAATCTTCGTTATTCGTTCGCGCGACCCTCCGgagcatttctttttaattttaagtgcATAAACAGGAGGACCTGGGAAAGTTGTAATACGATAGCCACACGCGGCGATTTCTAAATGTGTGTTAAGACTTAAACTTACGTTACGAATTAATATAACACTAGGGTACGTAGATGATATGTTAGACGTAATCGACAAGTTTTGCTTGTAATTTATCTGACGCCAAACTGTATGAACTTTGTAAAGATGTTAATAAACTAATTCGTTGTAGAAAATACAGTAGATTTGTTAGCGTTCTAATGTTGATATAATCACCGATATAAGTAAGGTGAATTTCTAGTACTGATTGATAAAGTGTGTATCAATCTTATTCACCTGATTCATAATATAAAGTAAAGAAtctaattaaatgaaaagcaATTCAAATTTCCCCGCGAGAAATTAgtgtcgccatctagcggtgaacaaCCGAACTACTTCCGGAGTAtgatcagcgcctctatcgggaaaacgcccgagtttgtcctcgaatagtttctAATAtcaacgctagatggcgccatttgtttaatttaataaaaaatgtagagttcaagggttgaaaaattaatctcattcatattttaatattacaaagcTTGTCCACTAATTTTTTacaagatatatttattttttaagttaataaaaacaaatggcgccatctaacaCTGACAGTggaaactattcgaggacaaacttgggcattttcccGATTGAGGCGCTGATTATATTCCGAAAATAGTTCGGttgttcaccgctagatggctatgCATTTGAGCGAAAATACCGAAAACTCACAAGAGAAACTGTAATAGTTTAAAAAGGAAAgctaattgtataataattctattcaataataatattctaatttataGTTAGCATGCGAATACGAACTTACTGATTGAATACAGTAATGCGCCATCTGTAAGAACTTGTGACATATCATAAGTATCATAACATACAGCGAAACAAATATGGCGGAGACTAACGTAGGTTCGTTAGAAGAGGAAGCTTTGAAGAGAAAAGAACGTTTGCAAGCTCtaaaaaggaaaacagaaGACAACAAGGAAAATAAGAATGAACCCGGTGCAAAATTGCCAAAGTAAGTTTCTGCATTTTCTCCGAGTACTTGTAAACCTAACCTCAATCTAGGTTATGAACCATCCTTATTTATCGAACCTTTTCCTTTTGTCTTCCttctacataatatttaattcttaaatgtttttgtttttaatactGTGAATGAAAACTGAAAGTATTTGCCCACTGCATGTTAACAGACCAAAGTTTCGAAGCTACAAACCCCAAGACGAAAGTCTCAAGGGCAAAGTGTTGGACGACGCGAAACCTGGAAACGTAGAAGCGGAAGTACACGATCAATTAAGTGCAGCCACTACCAAAGTTGTCATAGAAGAACTTGTAAGTAATTGTTTGCATTGCTGAAGTATCGATTACTACTTGGTGTTtactttgtataattttctagGATATCAGTAACCTTGCCCCTCGAAAACCAGATTGGGATTTGAAACGAGACGTTGCTAAGAAGTTAGAAAAGTTGGAAAGAAGAACTCAGAAGGCAATAGCGGAGCTTATAAGAGAACGTCTCAAACAGGGACAGCACGACTTGGCTGCTGTAGTGAATATGGCAGCTAGGGAACAAGAGGAATCGCCTACTTGATTGTgataatatgataatataataattctcgTGCTgtaagatttttattattttgtacatataaagtaacgattaaatgtatttttaatatttgtatttattataattaaattcatgatttgtttcaatttaatgtatttcatatatgtatacatacacgtTCGTGAAGAAATCTTATTCGCTATcgattaaatacaataaatcatTATGGCAGCCGTAGGAACTGTTAGACAAACGCATGCCAATATCGCGGACTCTATTTCCTAGAGTGATTTTGCTTTCttcattcagaaaaaaaacGTATGGCTTAACCTTTTAGAAAAGATTGTAATTTAACAATCTTGTGTAACTGGTCCTTACAATCAGTCAATATAATAATCAACTCTTCTaaagtgtacatatatacaatatcTAAAGTAATCTTACACTTAATTAGTAgtagtatatatgtatataatatatatccTATAATTGCATAGCCTTGAGATGATATTCATTCGATGAAATGTCacaaacattttgtttaaatacgaATGCCTctgagaatataaataatacccTTTCTGTAACGAAACGTATTACGCAAATACTTACATAAAACTTGTTTATCCCTTAGTTTAAattgtatagatatatatatatagttaaaGTAATTGACTAGATCTTCCATTGTAGTCAAGATTATTGGTATGGCAGAAGGAGAACGATTCCAAATAGCATCGCGAGAGctgtaacaaaaatgaaacaaaacatAAACTGCGATAATCAAGAAACTAAAACGGCTAAAATTTGTGGAAAGAAGCAGAAGAGATACAGACGCGAAGTCATCCATATTCTTTCTTGTCCAGAATGTTGACTTCCGTTTTTGTTCGTAGGAGTAATCGACACTGTGGTTGGCGCATTTGTTGTTCCAGTCGTGCCTTTTGCTTCCGTAGGAACCGCCGTAGTAGTGGTTGTAGAAGTCGTAGAAGTCGCTGAAGCACTTGTCGGCTTTGTCTCCGTGTTGCCACTAATACTGTTATAATAAATCGTTCTATCGTTTAATGGTTGCACCGGTCGGAAGTTGTGCGTTAAATTCGCGCCCTCCGATGATTGAATACCGCGGAAAACCTCCagctgaaaattaattacataaatatagatagaaaaaaagaagaggctTTTGTCTGGCCAAACTCTGAAAGTTTCCAAGGAGAACTTTTTCCAACATTCGTGTTTAAATGAGTGTATAACTAGAATGTATCGCGTTTACGAAACATGTTTGCACtttttacaatgtttacaaTCGGTAAACGTTCAAGTTTAGCCGGACAATTTCGGAACACTGtgtatacattaaatttaacagCTTTTTAAAATACCTGCTCGTGGGATATGGACAGTGGATCTATGAAGTCGATCCATTGGACGATCTCGAGGCAAGGTGGGGTCGTCAACGATCCTCTGTACGTGTAATAATTTTGTGCAGATACGATGTCAGGTGCGACCAATTTGCTCAAGACGTTAGGATCGTCTATCGTCGCGATACTGCCGGTCGACGTTATTTGCGATATTTGGGACACGATCGGCTCGAAAATCGGATTCGGCTCGTCCTTGCTCTGTAACGTGTATATTTTGCCATCGTGATCTTCACAGGAATCTAACCGGAGccatgtttttcatttttacgcaAACATCATGCGCGATCAAATACATTTGGCGAAATGTAATCGCGCCGAACGGAATGTGTATATACGAATTGATATATTCGAACGTTCCCGTGTTTACGAAACACTATCGCGAATACACAGATCTTCCATTTTTTTCGTCTCTTTTCCtctgagaatttattttttcacggtTACGATCACGCTCTGACCGAGATCCGTTCGGTTTTCTAAAACAATTCGAAATAGGTCGGAAACGTTCGGAAGCCCGAGGGCACCGTATGAATGTCATACGAACGTCTTAAATAGTATCGCAAATATGATCGACATAACCGATTTGCCGTGTAAATAACGCGTACTcgtatatatacattgtacaaaACAAGCAGAAATGAAACGTGGAAAAAGCTTACACGTTTCGAAACGTAAATTGCTCCAATAATTTACGTTGCTGTTAATCGTATCGtactatgaaaatatatattctttcgtttcgcaacttttctatttcttcgaCCTATccgtaattgaattttcatttcgaagtGTCAGACGTACCTTCGAGGTGGGGCCGAATCGTTGcacttaaaattgtttatttatgcaCTTGGTGACCAAGTACTGCGttactatatttaaaatgacatACTTTCAAATACAAGAACACAAGGGTACGCTATTTTTATCGTTAGTTGAAAGTTAACACTGCTACCAAGGGATTTTAATGTTTACATAACAATGAGCGGCAGCGGTCGATCGTTACTTCTGCGTATCGACAGTTTCATTTACAACAACGCTTAATTTCATTGGTTAATCCATTTGCGTTGCACGACtgatgtaattttatttttatagaagctgaaaattactttatatggCAAGACTAAACACTGTTGATGCTGAAAGCGAAGCTTAGCATCTTTGGTGAACTAAACCCACTCTTATTTCAACAGTTTCAGTTACaagaacatttaatttaattgttcaatGTATATGTGTTTGATAACTgatacgatattatttttgtaaaagctGAAGATGACTTAATATGGCAAGACTAAACACTGTTGATGCTGGAAGCGAAGATTGGTTGGTTTCCTCTAATTTTGATAAGAGCAagctttgaataaaaatatgtacgaTACGAATTTGAAAGTTTTGTTACCTCGTACAAATATGCTAGGACGGTGAGTCCATCGGGATGTTTCATCGCCTCCTCCGAGCTCTCGTACGACTTCTTCCAGAACACAGCGTGAAGTTCCATCGAGAATGATTTATTGTTGATGAGATCCTCGGATCCGATCTTGTCGTTTTGGCCCCAGTGGAAATGCAATTGTTGAAAGACGTACGAACCGTTGAGCGGCCCTCCTGATACCGTGGGCACGTCTGTATCCACGATCTGGATCATCACTAAACGAGCGAATCGCACGATGCAATTACAACGTTCGTTATATTCCCATTGCGcttgttaaaattgtttatttgttgaaaaatctCGTTGACCAAGAGCCATTTTTCTCGATACACGATAATCCACACACGATTTACCTTAATTACGTCGAGACTCGCGTATATGACGTGTAATAATCCACGTTAATTTGTAGCTCTTCAAGGACAGGAGTCACGTGCGAAGTACCACGCTTACAAGAATTAAAGTGATTGATACTAACGTCGACTAATTGCACTTTAAATTTCGTTGTATTCTGGGAAACGGGagaaaattctgttcgaaCGGCACGAGTAATTCATTGCTAATTATGACTGTAATCGATTATCGTAAATCGAccaattattcatttattcacaCTTGAAATGATGGGAACTCCcaattattaaatcattacTATACTCTTTATGTAATCAGCATGGCGAGTTCAAATGTTGTGTCGGAGAGTGGTAAATAGTGTTTACGTTAGGATCGTCAAATattggtttttatttcaacaccTCTGTATTAAGAAACATCTCACTTCCTCGATGTCTTATATTTTCGGAGATACCTCgactttttcaaataaaaccaCGCTTTTATTCCGACACATTGTtcgttttaaaacaaattcgaTGACCTGCAACGGAGTGACCTCGCGGTCGCCATCACCCTCGGAACACGTATTATTTCTTCTAACATCTGCGCTCATTGAACGATTGCAATCTGGTCTGAAGAGTAGTGATTACTACTTTGTGTTTATCGTTTACCGTGATTTATGGAAGTCACTTCGAGGTTACTGTGTTACAGGTCATGGAATTCGTCTTCTTAACGACTGTGATACAGTAccgaaaaaaaaggaaaaaaaaaataggtagtgccattaaaaaattcaaggcTGCTTCAACGACTCTGTAAACACTGAGCACGAGAAAAAGTGAAATGCCTCGAGTCCAGTTGGACAATGAGATATTCTTTACGAAACAATCCtttaaaatgtgtacatacatatatgtaatcGCCCGTGTTGCCAACAACCTTCCACTATCTAGCGTGCAAATTTTCGATACCtgatgaataattatttattgtgtatatatagcGTGTTTCTGAATTTGAGAGAAATAGGAATAGAATAGGGATAGAAAcatagataaaaattgcttgCACGAAGAGAAATCGAGAAGACCTTTGCTATTCTGCAATCTGAGGGTCAGTTTGAAGGTATAAGTGGGACACGGTATAAAAAAGTGGATCATAGGGCCCCGGACGTGCGATTATAGGCACGTCCTGCAAAAGTAGAACACGAGTCCTGTTTGCCTTCCGAACCGGTGTATGCACGTtacagtaattattttctcgttgTACGAACGTTTAGTGAGAAATAATTCTGCCTATCGCCGGATCGATGAACGAAAGGATCGCCCGGAGAATCGATGCTTCgcttctattttttattttatcccgCGAACGCTATTGCTCGTGTCCTTACAGTTTCACAAATGTCGACAATGGCTGTTGTTCTCGTGCGTGTCGATATCTCGACCTTGCTTAGCACGTACCTGTGTGCCCATTGTTCGTCATATTAGCCTTATGAGGACTCTGGACATTAGAAAATTCTACAGGTGGAAAGCTGGCGGGCTGAACGTCGTTCACTTCAATGTCGATGGGGGACTGGTATTTCCCCAAACAGGTCTTGTACTTGTCGCCCCAGTGCGACGGGCCTGGAAAGAAAAATCCAAATACATTCTTGGAACACCATGTTTCCATTCACGATATAACTTATATATCAAGCCTTCCATTGCCAGActgatatttatgaaaatttttgccgcttgaatttcttgaattttgtttacagacctTTGGAAACTAcgcaacgaaaaataagagcacggagattcgaacccacgatcctcggaccagagatgggcaaaaccctaggcttcgaataaatttgaagtttaccgatgtgtttgtctcgtttcctcttttgaacatttaccaaagaaggaaacgagacaaacatatcggcaaacttcagatttattcgaaaactagggttttgcccatcactgcctCGGACCTACAGTCTACCGCTTTACCTGCGCGACCAAttccgtaccctacgtttcgtgttctcatttgactccttattgttgggtatgggaggcgcggatactacactcggctatcctgaattgacattcattcgccctcgaatgtccgttttctcgggtttcgcgtctcaacaacagtgcgcgccgcgccctctttcgcgagtgtactcccctctctctttctctctcgggtttcgcgtcacaacaacagtgcgcgccgcaccctctttcgcgagtgtactcccctctctctttctggaacgttgttctctctcgacgcctcattgttgcccgctccgcCGTCaacacgatatatatatatatatatatatatatatatatatatNNNNNNNNNNNNNNNNNNNNNNNNNNNNNNNNNNNNNNNNNNNNNNNNNNNNNNNNNNNNNNNNNNNNNNNNNNNNNNNNNNNNNNNNNNNNNNNNNNNNNNNNNNNNNNNNNNNNNNNNNNNNNNNNNNNNNNNNNNNNNNNNNNNNNNNNNNNNNNNNNNNNNNNNNNNNNNNNNNNNNNNNNNNNNNNNNNNNNNNNNNNNNNNNNNNNNNNNNNNNNNNNNNNNNNNNNNNNNNNNNNNNNNNNNNNNNNNNNNNNNNNNNNNNNNNNNNNNNNNNNNNNNNNNNNNNNNNNNNNNNNNNNNNNNNNNNNNNNNNNNNNNNNNNNNNNNNNNNNNNNNNNNNNNNNNNNNNNNNNNNNNNNNNNNNNNNNNNNNNNNNNNNNNNNNNNNNNNNNNNNNNNNNNNNNNNNNNNNNNNNNNNNNNNNNNNNNNNNNNNNNNNNNNNNNNNNNNNNNNNNNNNNNNNNNNNNNNNNNNNNNNNNNNNNNNNNNNNNNNNNNNNNNNNNNNNNNNNNNNNNNNNNNNNNNNNNNNNNNNNNNNNNNNNNNNNNNNNNNNNNNNNNNNNNNNNNNNNNNNNNNNNNNNNNNNNNNNNNNNNNNNNNNNNNNNNNNNNNNNNNNNNNNNNNNNNNNNNNNNNNNNNNNNNNNNNNNNNNNNNNNNNNNNNNNNNNNNNNNNNNNNNNNNNNNNNNNNNNNNNNNNNNNNNNNNNNNNNNNNNNNNNNNNNNNNNNNNNNNNNNNNNNNNNNNNNNNNNNNNNNNNNNNNNNNNNNNNNNNNNNNNNNNNNNNNNNNNNNNNNNNNNNNNNNNNNNNNNNNNNNNNNNNNNNNNNNNNNNNNNNNNNNNNNNNNNNNNNNNNNNNNNNNNNNNNNNNNNNNNNNNNNNNNNNNNNNNNNNNNNNNNNNNNNNNNNNNNNNNNNNNNNNNNNNNNNNNNNNNNNNNNNNNNNNNNNNNNNNNNNNNNNNNNNNNNNNNNNNNNNNNNNNNNNNNNNNNNNNNNNNNNNNNNNNNNNNNNNNNNNNNNNNNNNNNNNNNNNNNNNNNNNNNNNNNNNNNNNNNNNNNNNNNNNNNNNNNNNNNNNNNNNNNNNNNNNNNNNNNNNNNNNNNNNNNNNNNNNNNNNNNNNNNNNNNNNNNNNNNNNNNNNNNNNNNNNNNNNNNNNNNNNNNNNNNNNNNNNNNNNNNNNNNNNNNNNNNNNNNNNNNNNNNNNNNNNNNNNNNNNNNNNNNNNNNNNNNNNNNNNNNNNNNNNNNNNNNNNNNNNNNNNNNNNNNNNNNNNNNNNNNNNNNNNNNNNNNNNNNNNNNNNNNNNNNNNNNNNNNNNNNNNNNNNNNNNNNNNNNNNNNNNNNNNNNNNNNNNNNNNNNNNNNNNNNNNNNNNNNNNNNNNNNNNNNNNNNNNNNNNNNNNNNNNNNNNNNNNNNNNNNNNNNNNNNNNNNNNNNNNNNNNNNNNNNNNNNNNNNNNNNNNNNNNNNNNNNNNNNNNNNNNNNNNNNNNNNNNNNNNNNNNNNNNNNNNNNNNNNNNNNNNNNNNNNNNNNNNNNNNNNNNNNNNNNNNNNNNNNNNNNNNNNNNNNNNNNNNNNNNNNNNNNNNNNNNNNNNNNNNNNNNNNNNNNNNNNNNNNNNNNNNNNNNNNNNNNNNNNNNNNNNNNNNNNNNNNNNNNNNNNNNNNNNNNNNNNNNNN
This portion of the Hylaeus volcanicus isolate JK05 chromosome 4, UHH_iyHylVolc1.0_haploid, whole genome shotgun sequence genome encodes:
- the LOC128875362 gene encoding PAX-interacting protein 1-like — its product is MSSVTLAFLLATASITLTRCQDADIALKGLNVTQQPIKIDKNLRQALLKALSELEAESAEQHRNEKESLAQRDVGNIDGVSKKNLNNELGVQKSMYSFHGFPTDDEIPSEDKLQNSSFVDAVRYVTLKTPSMNIEKASRDDARSFHVQNVILSEKSAPAFGAKTEPKLEQKASKAPQTSDTFTVNKVESLTLRPATEISESLTGSASTGIATANALIGQKSVESVPAIATNGNVTAPGDSKDKTEEVKIFQAPLVAAFTVQQDEQGVPKSVVPIFRSPNDGQALTLQEQLEFKQQLLEKQLAELQQQQVQQTQFLARQQQLYEQQLRQKQQQQYYFQEQSRIKQLEEQARLKRLEEQHFKQLEEQRLNRFQQQRPLPQKQFFFDQSNNLLSFQPPIDQNVHLQPSLALEVPNPAAPPAFQPAFQEQIRLQPFRQQPQNYQQQQPLQQQPLQQQPLQQQQQQLHQPQQQQQQIPQAQQSQHLHQSQQHHQRLQQSFPTFPADFQPSFPSTTRFNRQEAFNAVGNFGFNADKAPSRNNFGFSVPQRTNYYNPYTQYRQTKPATPAKQIQHLLYQSGIAGDLGNVQGTGNQEDLNIVSKVLALNVGHVPIKGLQYKTNSGTVSFGKASA
- the LOC128875119 gene encoding coiled-coil domain-containing protein 12, which gives rise to MAETNVGSLEEEALKRKERLQALKRKTEDNKENKNEPGAKLPKPKFRSYKPQDESLKGKVLDDAKPGNVEAEVHDQLSAATTKVVIEELDISNLAPRKPDWDLKRDVAKKLEKLERRTQKAIAELIRERLKQGQHDLAAVVNMAAREQEESPT
- the LOC128875117 gene encoding carbonic anhydrase 7-like — its product is MTLLIFTLGPLFFSSLVYGNFSYDGDDGPSHWGDKYKTCLGKYQSPIDIEVNDVQPASFPPVEFSNVQSPHKANMTNNGHTVMIQIVDTDVPTVSGGPLNGSYVFQQLHFHWGQNDKIGSEDLINNKSFSMELHAVFWKKSYESSEEAMKHPDGLTVLAYLYESKDEPNPIFEPIVSQISQITSTGSIATIDDPNVLSKLVAPDIVSAQNYYTYRGSLTTPPCLEIVQWIDFIDPLSISHEQLEVFRGIQSSEGANLTHNFRPVQPLNDRTIYYNSISGNTETKPTSASATSTTSTTTTTAVPTEAKGTTGTTNAPTTVSITPTNKNGSQHSGQERIWMTSPLAMLFGIVLLLPYQ